The DNA window GTAACCCGAAATGGTCTTGCTGATCCGGGTATCTTAGGTATTAATGCTGGTGCTGGAGCATCTATTGTTCTATTCTTACTACTCTTTCAAATGAAAGCGAAGCATATTACAGATGGTAGCTGGACATCCACAATGATGATGCCCATTTTTGGTTTTGTAGGAGGAGCACTCGCAGCAGCACTCATCCTGATTTTCTCGCGTAAGAATGGTCGAATGGATATGCAGCGATTGATTCTAACGGGAATTTCCATTAATAGTGGCTTTGGGGCGCTGTCGATGTATATTTCCTTAAAAATGAATCCTCAGGATTTTGAGATGGCAGCAGTTTGGATGGTAGGTAGTATATACAATGCCAACTGGGTATTTGTGTTGTCTATGCTTCCTTGGATCGTGATATTAAGCGTAATTATTTATCGAAAGGCACATTTGCTTGATTATTTTCAACTTGAAGAGGGAACGGTTACAAGTCTAGGTATCTCCGTTGAGAAGGAAAAAATAATTTTGATATTATGCAGTGTAGGGCTTATTAGTGCCTGCGTTTCCGTTTCTGGAAGCATAGGTTTTATCGGATTAATGGCGCCACATATCGCTAGAAGTCTTGTAGGGCTTCGTCATCGATTGATCATGCCAGTCAGTGCTGGAGTGGGAATGTTTCTATTAATCATCTCGGACTATATTAGTAAAACGGTGTTTGAGCCATCAGAATTGCCAGTTGGTATTGTCGTGTCTATTATAGGCATTCCCTATTTCTTATACTTACTAGTCAAATCAAAGGCTTAAGGAGGCTAGACAATAGATGCAAAATGTCATACGTATGGAAGAGTTGAGCTCAGGCTATGAGAAGAATACGATTTTTGCAAATCTCAATACTTCGATTCAAGCTGGTAAAATAACCACGATTATTGGACCTAACGGCTGTGGTAAATCTACCTTACTTAAAACAATTGGACGGATTTTGCAGCAAAAAAGCGGTAAGGTTTATTTGCAGGAACAAGATATGCAATTACTCTCAACGAAGGAAATTGCCAAGAAATTAGCGATTCTCTCTCAGAATCCAATAGCTCCTTCTGGGCTAAAAGTAGAAGAACTGATCTCATATGGACGTTATCCACATCGTAAAAATGTCGGAAGGCTTGCTGCAAAGGATCAAGAAGTTATTCAGTGGGCGATGGATATTACACATACTACGGCTTTTAGGGCACGAGATATAGAGGAGCTCTCAGGTGGACAGCGGCAGAAAGTATGGCTAGCCATGGCATTAGCACAGGAGACAAGCATCTTGTTGCTAGATGAACCAACAACTTATCTAGATATGGCTCATCAGCTTGAAGTATTACAAATCGTTCAAGCGCTAAATGAGGACCATCAATGTACCATTGTTATGGTACTTCATGACATCAATCATGCTGCCCGTTTCTCTCATGAACTTATTGCCATGAAGGAAGGGACGATAGTCAATCAAGGACGCCCTTCAAGCATTATGACCAAGGAGGTTATGCGTACGGTCTTTCAAATTGATGCGAAAATTATGCAAGACCCAGAAACGGGAACTCCTATATGTTACAGCTACGATGTAATTGGAGAAAGGAAGGAAAAAAGCGATGGAAGTAACAAAACTCGTACTCTCGCACTGTGATCATTTTCAGTTCCCTTCTCAGAAAGCAGGGTACACCTATGATATACGGGTGTATGTTCCTGAGGGAGAAGTTCCAACGGGGGGGTATCCCGTATTTTACGTGCTTGATGGCAGCTCTTATTTTCAAATTGCGCGTGATGTCGTACATCTTCAATCTCGGAATGCACCTAAAACACATATTGATAAAGCTATTGTGATTGGAATAGGTCATCAGGAATCGGATACGACAAAGAGAAGATTTTATGATTTTACAGCGCCTGCTGATGAATATATCTACCCTCCCCGTCTTCAGGATAGTGATCTAGGACCACATGGAGGTGCAGTGGACTTTCTTGCTTTTATAGAAGAAGAATTGATGCCTTATGTCCAACAGCATTACTCTATTCATGGTTCAAAACAGTCCTTATACGGTCACTCCTTGGGAGGATACTTCACATTATGGGTTAAATTCACAAGACCGGATTTATTCCAAACGTTTCTTGCTACCAGTCCATCCGTCTGGTGGAATAATCATGAGCTGCTGAACTATGCTGAACAATTCGCTGTGGATATGACACCTTCTGAACACAATAATATAATGATTACTGTAGGAGAAGAAGAGGGTTTTATGGTAGAGGATGCTGATAAACTAAGGGAGCTCCTTCAAAAGTATCATCTATCCGTTGGAGTCTACATCGCACTTGAAGAAAATCATGCCTCCGTAGTTCCAACAACGATGAGTAGAATGTTTCGATTTGGTTCTACTTATGTAGGTTCCATTCACGAATAAAACAGAATACGCCGGGGATGTAATATAGTAGATCACTAGAGCAAGCGCTGCGACATAGTTGATTGGAGGTCTAAAAAGGCAATGAAGTTGAATGATCACATCTTGCTCTGGAATCATGTTTTCATAAAAGTGATGGATGTCCGTCATAATATGCTGGATAAAGGGGAGAAATTATCAAACTATCGGCTCCCAACCAGCGCGTTTCTATATGTCGTACGTGGAAGCTCTAAGGTGTGGCTAGATCAAAATCTTCATAGAGTGGAGCGTTTCCATGTGTTGCATAGTGGAAAGGGCACGTGTCTGAATATTGTTACAGACGACGATCTTGATTACTACATAATTCTATACAAGGCAACACTTGTGTTGCCTTGCAGCAAGGAAGTTCAACAACGGATGGAAAGCGAAAATCCTTTTCATAATCAGTATGCTTTCACACCCCATAATCCGCTGCCTCTATATGATAAAGTTGAACTTCTGGAGAAAGAATGGCGTCAAGCATCCGGGCTTGGAAAGCTACATGTTAAAGCTATATTTCATCAGCTTGTCTATGAACTGCTTTGGCAATTGCACGGGCAAGGTATACGACCGCTTAAGCCTGATCTGGTTGCTCAGGCTACTTCGTATATCAGAGAACACTTCAGTCAACCCGTCACACTTGAAATGATTGCGGAAGAACTGGCATGCAGTGCTGGACATTTATCCAGATTGTTCAAGAAAAACATGCACACCAGCCCGATTCATTACCTTGGTCAGGTGCGGGCAGACCGAGCGATGCAATTATTAATACAGACCGATGCAACTTTGCAGGAAATTGCGGAGAACGTGGGCTTTCCAGATGCTCATTCTTTAAGCCGCAGCTTTAAGAAATACAAGGGAATATCCCCTATTAGTTTCAAAAAAGAGTGGAAACATAAGGCATGGAGTCAAGATATGCCTCAATCTATGTTAAAATATGCCGTTCAGCAGAGTTTGCCTACACGCTATACTGATATTGATTATCATTATCAGAAAAGAGTGGAAGGAGATTTATTCATGCATGGAAGAGTTAGAATTACTGCAATGACTGTAGTATTGTGTTTATCATTGGTACTGGGAGCTTGTTCAAGTCCGGCAAATAGTAATAATGGTAGCTCGCAATCCGAGGTTAATCATACGGCTGTCCAAGCCAATGGAGACCAGGTAAATACAAATGGGCAAGAGGCAGTACAGGTAAAGACGAGAACCGTATCGACGCTAAAAGGGGATATAGAAGTACCGTTAGATCCCAAACGGGTAGCTTCTGATCAGTATATGGGGCACCTTTTGAAACTGGGGATAATTCCTGTAGGGGTCAGAAGTTTTATGCTAGGTGAGTCTTGGATCGAGAAGTCTGGTATTTCAAAAGACGTATTGGCTGGAATTGAGGATCTTGGTGGATTTCCTATGAATTTAGAAAAGTTAGTCTATCTGGAGCCAGATTTGATTATTGGTTCGATAGAGGACAATATCGAAGCTTACCAAAAGATCGGAACCACTGTATTTTTGCCTTATTGGGAGGGCCTATCTACCGCGGATCCGTTGGCGAAATTCCGGAGAATTAGTGAAATATTCGGAAAGCAGGATGAAGCGGAGCAATGGATAACGGAATATGAGAACAAAGTCGCAGAGGCTAGAGCAAAAATTGCCGGAATCGTTAAAGAGGGTGAGACGGTTTCCGTCGTACAAATCGGAGGTAAATCGCTGTTTGTTGCTGCAGCGGAGAATGGAAACTATGGCAGCTCAACCATTTATCAAATGCTGAAGTTGCCGCCTACGGAACAAGCTCTGAAGATGGAGGAAGGATTTGAAAATATCTCTCTCGAGGTTCTACATGAATATATGGGGGATCATATATTTGTATATGGAGCTGACGATGAAGGGGCAGATCAAGTATTAAACAGTGCTTTGTGGAAGGCACTTCCAGCTGTTCAGAAAGGTCAAGTCTATAAATACGGTTCATTCGGAGAAAAAGGCGATGAATTTGTAATGGAGGATCCTTACTCTCTGGAGCTTCAACTTGATACTATTGTAAATCTTTTATTAGGCAAACAGGAATAGGATCAGGTGGAGTTACCCCTCTGATCCAACTATATTTTGAACATAAGCGGCAGTGATGCCGCTTTTTTGCATTTTCTTAATCTCCATATTTCCTTCTATAGTGACCCAGTGTAAGCAGCGGCCATATGTATCGGTAGCTGTGATAATGAATATAAAAGTTACCGGGTAGACCAGCACCTGTTGGATAAGTGGTCGTCCACTTATCTTCTTGCAATAAAATCATTAATTTCTCGATCCCTTTATTTATAGCAGGTGTTGGTTGCGAATGTACAGAGATGAGTGCATCTAAAGCCCAAGCGGTTTGAGAAGGTGTACTTTCCCCTAAGGGTATATATAGCTTGTGCCGATCACTTCTACAGGATTCTCCCCAGCCTCCATCATGGTTTTGTATGCTTAACAGCCATTTGACTGCTTTCTGTACCGTTTCATGGTTGGAAGCAATCCCTGTAGCCTTCAAACCAGTCAGTGCTGCCCAAGTACCATAGATATAACAAATTCCCCATCTCCCATACCACGACCCATCCTTTTCCTGATGGTGAATTAGCCAGTTGGTTCCACGTTTGATGAACTCGTGCCGGATATCGAGTCCGGCAAAACTCCCTAGATACTCCAAGGTGCGTCCGGTAAGGTCAGCCTCAGAGGGGTCAATAGCAGCAGATTTGGCTCCGTCGATGGCAAGCCAAGTGAGCATTTCTTTGTTCGTATTTTTCTCGAAAGCGGGCCATCCTCCGTCATTATTTTGCATGGATATCACCCAATTCAATCCACGATTCCATGACTCTAGATACGTTGGTTTGGACCATGTTAAGCCATGGATTGCTCGCAAAGCAGCAGTTGTATCATCGACATCCGGATTGATTGTATTGGTTTCTGAGAATCCCCATCCACCCGGTTCGATATTGGCATTATGAATGCTCCAATCTGCTAACTTGTTCTGTTGCTTGGATAGCAAATATGCAGCAGCACGACGAATTACCCTATGATCAGCGGGAAATCCGGCTTCTTGCATGGCGTAGGTGAGTAAAGCTGTGTCCCATATGGTAGAGGGTGAATTTTGAACCGTCGTTTTGCCGTTAGTGCGAAATTGCATAGCTGTTATACCTTGAACGGCATGAGTGATGAGTGGATGTTGTTGATCATATCTCAGAGCAAGTAGAGCGAATATCATCAAAATAGTACTACTGGCATAACTGTAAAGGGTGCCATCTGACTCAATTCGTTGTAACATGAACTGTTCAGCCTTCTTGAGGGCGGCTTTATGGATATTATGCGGAGTGCCAATAAGTCTATTTAGACCCGTTTGTATATTGTTTTGCATCTCCTGAAATCCTCGGGAATGCAACTCGTCTACTTCAATATCATTGGTGTGAGTCTGCTTGTTAAGCTCACTTAGTTCGGGAGTTTGGGCTGTCTGAATAGAAAAATTACGATCAGCCATGATTAGCATGGGGGTGAGATGGACTCTTGAGTACCCTGAAAATTCAAAAAAATTGATGGGGAAAGAAGAGGGAAAAAGGAGAAGTTCTAGTGGAATGGAGGAAATAGATGCAGGCCATTTCATTTGTCCAGTTGCGGCAAGGAGGGACCTGGTCAAGATACTTGAGACTTTTCCAAGACCACCCTTGGATTGTATAAAACGTTTGGCTCGTTGAATCGGCCCGTCTGTTGCTTGGCTGTATCCTGAATAGAGTAAGGCATAATAGGCTTCAATAGAAGCGGACAAGTTTCCCTCCTCTTCATCCTGGAACAATTTCCAGCCACCATCAGCTTGTTGCTCAGCAAGAATACGATCATGTAGTTGCAGAATAAGGGCTTCGTTCTCTATGTTTAACGTTCGAAAGAGAATGATTACATAAGCATCAATCGTCGTACCATTCTCAAAACAGCAACGCCAAGACCCATCCTGTTCCTGTTGTTGGATCAGTGATTCAGACAATCGATGGATTTCTTCATCTATTTTACTTACAACATTACTCATTCCCCTGGTACCTCCGAAATAAGTCGTTTTTATCATTGTATGATGATAGGGGGAGGGAAATGAGGGGAGCTAAAAATGCAATTACGATTCATCATAAAATAAGCTAAACCACGTCTCCTGGACGTGGTCTCTATTTTACCGGTGGATTAGGTAAAGCACTGATTAATTAATCAATCATGTTAACCTTTGATTCCCGTTGTCGCAATGCCTTCGGTGAAGTATCTTTGTCCGACCAAAAAGATAATAGTAGCGGGAATAATCATAATCATTGTACCAGCCATAATAAGGTGCATTGGAGAGGTTAGACTACTACGCAATGTTGATAACCCAAGAGCCACCGTGTACATATCCTGATCGTTCAAATAGACGAGTTGGTTCAAGAAGTCATTCCATACCCCAACGAAAGTGAACAGTAGGACTGCGACCAGCGCTGGTTTGACCAGTGGCAGGATGATTTGGGAGTATATCTTGAAATATCCCGCACCGTCCATAACCGCTGACTCATCCAAATCACGGGGAACGGTCAGTAAAAACTGCCTAAGTAGAAAAATGTTAAATGCGCCTCCGCCGAAGTAAGCCGGTATGATGAGAGGGAGAAAAGTACTCGTTAAACCAAGCTTCGACCAACCGATATAAGTTGGTACTAACGTAACAATGCTTGGCATTAATATCGTCATAATGACTAATGAGAACCAGAAATTCTTGAGTGGGAAATCGATTCGTGCGAACCCGAATGCAGCTAAACTACTCGTAAGACCGACTCCGATTAACACTGGAATGATTATGATAAATGTATTGCCGATGTATTTGAGGAAATCGACACGGTTTAGTACCTCGCTATAATTCTCCCACCTAAAAACTTCAGGAAATAGAATCGGAGGGTATCCCATGATTTCCCCTAAATCGAGTAACGAGGAACGGAATATCCAGTAAATCGGAAATATAAAGAGGAAGGCAAGAATCCCTAGGAAAAAATAAGTGAGCATTTGACCCCGTACACGGTAATTCATCTCTTGCTGCCCCCTTCATAATGCACCCAAGTGGACGAGAGCTTAAATAGCAAATAGGTGAAGAATCCAACGATAACGAAGAGTACCATAGCCAGTGCGCATGCATACCCCATATTCTGATACTTGAAGGCTTCCCGATAGATTAGGAAGGAATAGAACAGAGCGGAATCATTGGGCCCCCCACCGTTGCGTCCAAGGACATAGGTCTGGGTGAATGCTGTCAGCGAGTTGATGAAAGCTAAGATAATATTATAGAAAATAACGGGTGAAATAAGTGGAATTGTAACAGAGGTTAGTTTTTTCCACCATCCGCCACCATCGATTTCTACCGCTTCAAGAAGATGCCTAGGAACATCCTGCATACCAGCCATGAAGATGACAATGACATTTCCCGCTCCCCATACTGCGATAATTATCAATGAGGGAATAACCGAACCAGGGGCTCCAACCCAATACTGCTTATCAATCCCGAGAAATCCAAGAGCATAGTTGATAATCCCGAAATCGACGTTGAACATCCAAATCCAACAGATGGCACCAGCCAGCATCGGAATAACCGTTGGTAAATAGAAAACGGCTCTGAAAAAAGCCTTTGCCCGTTTGACAGAATTGAGTAACATCGCGATGGTGAAACAAAATATGACGATAGCTACAACACTTCCAATCGAATAGTAGGCGGTTACTTTCAATGATTTAACGAAAAAGTAATCTTCCATAAATACTTTTCGGTAGTTTTCGAAACCAATCCATTTTTTTGGTGCCAATACAGTCCAATTCGTAAAACTCAAATAAAAACTGTATAACAGTGGGGCCAAGGTAAAGATGAGAATACCTAGGATAGCGGGTAAGATAAAAAGATATCCTGCCCATATCTGCCGCCGTTTATGGCTTTTGTAACTGGTAGGTCGATCAAGTGTGGGCATTCACTATGCCTCCTTAATGTTGGAATGCACGGAGAGGCTGCTTCTATTTGCAGCCTCCGTGCATCGATCACTTACGGATTCGCTTTACCACTGTCGAATATTTCCTTCATTTTTGGATAAATAGCATCAACTGCTTCTTGTGCTGTCATCTCACCAAGCCATACTGGATCAAGCCCAGGATTTAGCACTTCACCGAGTCGGCTGTATGTTGGTAGGAAGAACCAGGGAGTTGGATATGTTGCTTTTAATGCATAATCGATAACGGCAGTTTTATATTCTGGTGGGTGTACTGCAGTTGCTGTCCATTTCTTGATTAATTCTGGATCCGTATACCAGCTTAGTTCTGTTGGCATCCACACACCACTGTCAAAGTTAGCTTGGTTTTGGTTTGGATCCATTAACCATTTGTATAACGTAATAGCTTCATCTGGATGTTTCGCTGTATTGTAGATAACCAGAGGCAATCCGGTATTGGTTGTTGCTGGTTTCTTAAAGATAGGCAATACACCTACGCCGTTCTTTAGGCCTTTTTCAACTTGTGGACCGATGTTAACGAGCTCCCATTGACCTGAAGTAGCCATGGCGATCTTGCCAGAGGCTAATTTTTGACCAACGTCACCAGGTAGCCCTTGCGCTTGTGCTGGAGTTGGAGAAACGAACTCTTTCAAGGACAAATCGGCTACTTTCTGAATGGCTTCGATGGTCTCCGGTTTATTGATCAGCAGTTCCTTGCCATCTTGGCTTACTTCACCGCCCCCATTACTAATGGCAAAAGGAGTCCAGAAGAAATCTGCAGCATGGTTAACATCGATACCAAATTGCACAATGTTACCTTTATCGAAGCCAGCTTCATTCGGGTGTTTACCATTCTTATCGACCGTTAGCTTTCGAGCAACCTCTAGCATTTGATCCCATGTCCAAGCCTTTTCTGTTTCGGCAGGAGGATAAGGAATACCAGCGTCATCAAATAACTGTTTATTGTAGTGAAGGATGATGATTTCATTGGCAACGCTATACCCGAGTAGCTTACCGTCTGGTGAGACGAATTTGTTACTTTCCATTTTCGGTGAGATCGTACCATCTTCATAGTATTTTGACATATCCATTAAAATACCTGATTCCGCCCATCTAAGTGCTTGAGCTTCATTCATTGCACTAATATCGGGTAGAGTTTTTGAAGCAGCCATCGCGGTCAATTTGGACGGAAACTCGTCTTCTGGAACGCTTTGATAATCAATCTTAATATTGGGGTGAGCTTCCATAAATGCATCGAAGCTTTTTTGCTGCGATTTTCTTTCTTCATCGGGGGCCCAGTCTAAGTACTTCAGAGTTACAATTTCGCCAGATTTATTTGAATCAGAAGTCTTGTTACTAGGGGAAGCTGTATTCCCTTTATTGCTATTCGAGCTACAGCCTACGATTAATGCGAAGATTGTGATTAATGCAACACTCATTGCCAATCCTTTTTTAATAAATCTCACGTTAACCCCTCCTTTATATAATCGTCGTCTTGGGAAAATGACTACATTCCCAGAACCCATAATTAATAGCTTCCCTCCCTCATTAGAGTAAGAAATATTTATACTTGCACCTCCTCAGGTTGAAACTTTTGTTCCCGTATCCAGACCTGCATCTCACCTACACTTCGGTTGGCCCAAGCGAAGTAGGGGATGAAATGGGCTGTCGTTTGCTCTAGCTGATCCTGAACATCAGCTTGGTATAGCTGATCGCCCCAGTAATCTCCTCGCATACGGAAGGCTGGCATTTCTATCATTTGCATACCTCCGAGTAACTCAGGGTGAAAGAGGGAGTGCCCGGTCTCATTGGGAGAGATCATTAATTGATGCAGATGGTTTCCATTGTCGACTTCCTCCAAGCAGTACACTAGGGGGCCTCGCTGTAACGCAACCTTTCCCGCTGTTTCTCTGATAAGAGGGTTGCCCTTCATATGATTAATTTGCATAGGTAATACAAGATGCACTAGATCCTTAGGATTCCATCGTCGGTCGATGTATATATAGCCATCGATTAATGATGCTTCATGAATAGAATAAGAAGTATCATTGATATGAATTTCAGGAGTATCGCACCAACTAGGTAATCTCAGCGCAAATGTGAATCGTAAAGATTGCTCCATGTTGAACTGGAAGCGAACATTACCTTCCCATGGAAGTTCAGAGTGCTGAATAACTTGAACCTTCTGGTCGTTGAGCTCTAGTTCGATTTGGCTTCCAATATACAGGTGGGTATACAAGGTCTCTTCCTTGACTGAGTAAATATAGGACCCAAGTGAGGCAAGTAGCCTTGAAATATTAGGGGGACAACACGCACAACCGAACCAACGCTGCCTTTGATGCTTCACGTGGTCAAAATTTCTATTCTTACCACTAGCGTCGGGCCATACTTCAAGTGGATTCACATAGAAGAAATGCTTTCCATCTTGGGACATTCCGGCTATTACGGTGTTATACAGTGCACGTTCTAGGACATCCGCATACTCGCTTTTTGCTGCGATTTGCAGCATACGGCGGGCAAAAAAGATTAATCCAATGGAGGCACAAGTTTCCGCATATGCGGTATCACTAGGTAGATCATAATCAAGAGAGAAGGCTTCACCGTAGGCCATTGATCCTATTGCCCCTGTGATATACATTCGTTTGGAGACAATATTTCTCCATAGTGAAAGGCAAGCAGCTAATAATTGTTCATCGTTTGTTTCGGCCGCAACATCTGCCATCCCCGCACACATGTAGACAACTCGGACTGCATGCCCTTCGGCTGTCTTTTGCATTCTGATTGGCAGGTGAGATTGGCTATACGATTTGTCTTTGGCCATGCTTAGTGAAGGAAAATGTGTTTTGCCGTTTCGTTTGGCGTATTCCAAATCGTAGAAATGCGGACGCTGTCCCCGTTCATCCAAGAAGAACTTAGCTAGCCGTAAATAGCGATCATTGTCTGTGATTTGATATAGCTTGATCAAAGCAAGTTCGATTTCCTGATGTCCGTCGTAGCCCTTGATTTTTCCAGCCTCTGCACCAAAAGCCTCATCAATACAGTCTGCTAAACGACAAGCGACATCCAAGATCTTACCTTTTCCTGTTGCATTGTAATAAGCAACCGCAGCTTCAATTAAATGTCCTGAGCAATATAATTCATGGCATTCCGCTAGATTTGTCCACCGTCCTGTGGGCTCTTTCAGCGTAAAGTACGTATTTAGATATCCATCCGTATGTTGAGCTTTGGCAATGATATCAATAACCTCATCGGCAATCTTCTCTAACTCGCTATCTGGACTTAATGTGAGTAAATAGCCAACAGCTTCTAACCACTTGGCAACATCACTGTCCTGAAACACCATTCCGTGAAACTCACCCGTTTCTAATCCAGCAGCAATTTTGAAGTTTTGTATGGCATGACTCGGCTCGGATTCTTCAACACGATCATTAAGCGCATCCCATTGATAAGGAACAACAACGTCTCGGATCAATGAAATATAAGGAGACCAAAAGTCATCCTGGATCGTTACCTTTTTTAATGGAAGAGGGGTCGATATGGACAAATTTCTCATCAAGTAGTCTCCTTTGATTTATAAATCCAAACTTTTATGAAAGCGCTATTAATTACATAATAAACGTAGTACTATGATATTTATATAATAATTACCAACTACTTTTTTAGAAATTACAACCAACTGGAGGTGATAAAGATGAGTTCACCGATCCTACATTTCATCTCTCCACCCATTCCCTATTTCATCGATTGTGGTCGCGCATTCTATTGTGTAGGTGAGCGCCATGTCAGTCGAAACAGCATTGGTGTATTTGATTTGGTCGTTGTTACCAAGGGGACATTATGCTTGGGAGAAGGGGAAACGGAGTGGATAATTCAGGAGGGGGAATCGTTCATTCTTAGGCCAGATGCCAGTCATTTTGGGACAGAAGCTTGTAATACAAATACGGAAATTATTTGGATTCATTTTCATACCTTCGGGGCTTGGGAAGAATGTATGAGTATGGGGGATTGTTTAGATAATCAATCAGCATTGTTCGCTAGTCACAAGCAAACAGCCTATCTAAACCATAGTGAGGTATGCTCCGTGTTTCTCCCAAAGCACATGCGACTTAAGCCCAAGGCGATGGATATTTTGGAGCAATTTTTTCAATTGGAAGATGAACCTAGGTCGCTTCGTAACTGGAAGAGGCAATCGGTGTTCCAGATCTTTATCCAGTATCTTGACCGTGAGCTTGCTTCAACAT is part of the Paenibacillus segetis genome and encodes:
- a CDS encoding helix-turn-helix domain-containing protein — translated: MSSPILHFISPPIPYFIDCGRAFYCVGERHVSRNSIGVFDLVVVTKGTLCLGEGETEWIIQEGESFILRPDASHFGTEACNTNTEIIWIHFHTFGAWEECMSMGDCLDNQSALFASHKQTAYLNHSEVCSVFLPKHMRLKPKAMDILEQFFQLEDEPRSLRNWKRQSVFQIFIQYLDRELASTSDGTAFNLAEKIELFIRQNYSNKITNSILQSVLNYHPNYMARCMLKVYGMTPMDYLLQYRIEQAKKLLVQTEWSATRISEEVGFQHGSYFTFCFSNKEGISPLNFRRKMRGHL
- a CDS encoding glycoside hydrolase family 127 protein, with amino-acid sequence MRNLSISTPLPLKKVTIQDDFWSPYISLIRDVVVPYQWDALNDRVEESEPSHAIQNFKIAAGLETGEFHGMVFQDSDVAKWLEAVGYLLTLSPDSELEKIADEVIDIIAKAQHTDGYLNTYFTLKEPTGRWTNLAECHELYCSGHLIEAAVAYYNATGKGKILDVACRLADCIDEAFGAEAGKIKGYDGHQEIELALIKLYQITDNDRYLRLAKFFLDERGQRPHFYDLEYAKRNGKTHFPSLSMAKDKSYSQSHLPIRMQKTAEGHAVRVVYMCAGMADVAAETNDEQLLAACLSLWRNIVSKRMYITGAIGSMAYGEAFSLDYDLPSDTAYAETCASIGLIFFARRMLQIAAKSEYADVLERALYNTVIAGMSQDGKHFFYVNPLEVWPDASGKNRNFDHVKHQRQRWFGCACCPPNISRLLASLGSYIYSVKEETLYTHLYIGSQIELELNDQKVQVIQHSELPWEGNVRFQFNMEQSLRFTFALRLPSWCDTPEIHINDTSYSIHEASLIDGYIYIDRRWNPKDLVHLVLPMQINHMKGNPLIRETAGKVALQRGPLVYCLEEVDNGNHLHQLMISPNETGHSLFHPELLGGMQMIEMPAFRMRGDYWGDQLYQADVQDQLEQTTAHFIPYFAWANRSVGEMQVWIREQKFQPEEVQV
- a CDS encoding ABC transporter substrate-binding protein, with protein sequence MRFIKKGLAMSVALITIFALIVGCSSNSNKGNTASPSNKTSDSNKSGEIVTLKYLDWAPDEERKSQQKSFDAFMEAHPNIKIDYQSVPEDEFPSKLTAMAASKTLPDISAMNEAQALRWAESGILMDMSKYYEDGTISPKMESNKFVSPDGKLLGYSVANEIIILHYNKQLFDDAGIPYPPAETEKAWTWDQMLEVARKLTVDKNGKHPNEAGFDKGNIVQFGIDVNHAADFFWTPFAISNGGGEVSQDGKELLINKPETIEAIQKVADLSLKEFVSPTPAQAQGLPGDVGQKLASGKIAMATSGQWELVNIGPQVEKGLKNGVGVLPIFKKPATTNTGLPLVIYNTAKHPDEAITLYKWLMDPNQNQANFDSGVWMPTELSWYTDPELIKKWTATAVHPPEYKTAVIDYALKATYPTPWFFLPTYSRLGEVLNPGLDPVWLGEMTAQEAVDAIYPKMKEIFDSGKANP